The following proteins are co-located in the Bradyrhizobium sp. AZCC 2176 genome:
- the mdoH gene encoding glucans biosynthesis glucosyltransferase MdoH codes for MDTLAKAGGASGSGDIPLNEFLPKEAPIDMAVQPLRRFEPPPAPDFAPMWTRRGFILTGTAILTAAGCYEMYRVLQVGGVTVLESIILVLFVLLFAWIAFSFMSALAGFFVLLARKKNELGIDPDAPLPAIHSRTAMLLPTYNEDPYRVLARLRAIYESVEETGCSSQFDWFVLSDTTDPATWIAEEKCFLGLRQDLGHAAAIFYRHRPENTARKSGNIEDWVKRFGAGYESMLILDADSLMTGDTIVRLVAAMEAHPKVALIQTLPVIVNARSLFARWQQFAGRLYGPMLAAGIAWWHGSEGNYWGHNAIIRVRAFAQYAGLPELGGRKPFGGHVLSHDFIEAALMRRGGWAIHMAPTLSGSYEESPPTLSDFAARDRRWCQGNLQHLALLPTRGFHWVSRLHLLTGIGSYLTAPLWLIFLVFGILVSLQAQFVRPEYFPKGYSLFPTWPAQDPILAAWVFVGTMGMLIAPKLLAFIALLGNGDARRKFGGSLVVFAGIIAETVLSGLTAPIMMIFQSSAVAEILFGRDAGWQVQRRDDGAVSHRDIVSTYSVPTLIGVVMAISAYAVSLPLLLWMTPVILGLLLAVPIAMLSSSAGSHRASRLFKTPEQTAPPRVLQRANELANAPHSPLACPLHELRHNAGLREAHLNNLSAPKPRKRGEVDANLAIARARIEDAETFEDATGFLSTREKFAALNSPAVLATLFVLPETGSCRTETFTASD; via the coding sequence ATGGACACCTTAGCGAAAGCCGGTGGAGCGTCCGGGTCCGGCGATATCCCGCTGAACGAATTCCTTCCCAAGGAAGCGCCGATCGATATGGCGGTGCAGCCATTGCGGCGGTTCGAACCACCGCCGGCGCCAGACTTTGCACCGATGTGGACCCGGCGCGGCTTCATTCTGACCGGCACCGCAATCCTGACTGCGGCAGGCTGTTACGAGATGTACAGGGTTCTCCAGGTCGGTGGCGTCACGGTCCTGGAATCGATCATCCTCGTACTGTTCGTGCTGCTGTTTGCCTGGATCGCCTTTTCCTTCATGTCGGCGCTTGCCGGCTTCTTCGTGCTGCTGGCGAGGAAGAAAAACGAGCTCGGCATCGACCCCGACGCTCCGCTGCCGGCGATCCACAGCCGGACCGCGATGCTGCTGCCGACCTACAATGAGGATCCCTATCGCGTGCTGGCAAGACTGCGCGCGATCTATGAGTCGGTCGAGGAAACCGGGTGCAGCTCGCAGTTCGACTGGTTTGTGCTGAGCGACACCACCGATCCCGCGACCTGGATCGCCGAAGAAAAATGTTTTCTTGGACTTCGACAGGACCTCGGCCACGCGGCTGCGATCTTCTATCGTCATCGCCCCGAGAACACCGCGCGCAAATCAGGCAATATCGAGGACTGGGTGAAGCGGTTCGGCGCCGGCTATGAGAGCATGCTGATCCTCGACGCCGACAGCTTGATGACTGGCGACACCATCGTCAGGCTCGTCGCCGCGATGGAGGCGCATCCCAAGGTCGCGCTGATTCAGACGCTGCCGGTTATCGTCAATGCAAGATCGCTGTTTGCGCGATGGCAGCAGTTCGCAGGAAGGCTGTACGGCCCGATGCTGGCCGCAGGGATTGCATGGTGGCACGGCTCCGAAGGCAATTACTGGGGACATAACGCGATCATTCGGGTCCGGGCCTTTGCGCAATATGCGGGGCTGCCCGAACTCGGGGGACGCAAGCCGTTCGGCGGGCATGTTCTGAGCCACGACTTCATCGAGGCGGCGCTGATGCGGCGCGGCGGCTGGGCGATTCACATGGCGCCGACGCTTTCAGGCAGTTACGAAGAATCTCCGCCCACGCTTTCGGATTTTGCCGCACGCGACCGGCGCTGGTGCCAGGGCAATCTGCAGCATCTGGCGCTGTTGCCGACCCGCGGCTTTCACTGGGTATCGCGGCTTCATTTGCTTACCGGAATTGGATCATATCTCACCGCGCCGCTCTGGCTGATCTTTCTGGTGTTTGGAATTCTGGTATCGCTGCAGGCGCAATTCGTCCGGCCCGAATACTTCCCGAAAGGATATTCGCTGTTTCCGACCTGGCCGGCGCAGGACCCGATCCTGGCGGCATGGGTATTCGTCGGCACGATGGGCATGCTGATCGCGCCAAAGCTGCTGGCCTTCATCGCGCTGCTTGGGAATGGCGACGCGCGAAGGAAGTTCGGCGGCAGCCTCGTTGTGTTCGCGGGCATCATCGCCGAGACCGTCCTTTCGGGCCTGACCGCGCCCATCATGATGATCTTCCAGTCGTCCGCCGTTGCCGAGATCCTGTTCGGGCGCGATGCGGGATGGCAGGTTCAGCGTCGCGACGACGGCGCGGTCTCGCACCGCGACATCGTCAGCACCTATTCGGTGCCGACGTTGATTGGCGTCGTCATGGCCATCAGTGCCTATGCCGTGTCGCTGCCGCTGCTGCTCTGGATGACGCCGGTGATCCTCGGCCTGCTGCTGGCTGTTCCGATTGCCATGCTGTCGTCATCCGCTGGCTCGCACCGAGCTTCGCGACTGTTCAAAACGCCCGAGCAGACTGCGCCGCCGCGCGTCCTGCAGAGGGCCAATGAGCTCGCCAACGCGCCGCATTCGCCCCTCGCCTGCCCGCTGCACGAACTGCGCCACAACGCCGGCTTGCGCGAGGCCCATCTGAACAACCTGTCCGCTCCAAAACCCAGGAAGCGCGGTGAGGTCGATGCGAATCTGGCGATCGCTCGCGCCAGAATCGAAGATGCGGAAACGTTCGAGGATGCGACGGGCTTTCTCAGTACGCGGGAAAAGTTCGCGGCGCTTAATTCGCCTGCCGTTCTCGCAACGCTATTCGTCCTGCCGGAGACGGGTAGTTGCCGGACTGAGACCTTTACTGCTTCAGATTGA
- a CDS encoding FAD-dependent oxidoreductase has translation MAGTEQETYECDALVVGSGCAGMSAAVTAGHHGLNVLVVEKELRFGGTTARSGGWLWIPGTSLARDWGITESPDQARTYLRHEAGNSFDAARVDAFLSEGPKAVDFFTSKTAVRFDMPLTFPDYHAEAPGGAQGGRSMVTRPFDGRELGEHIKDLGSPLPELTVFGMMLGSGKEIIHFMRATKSLTSAIYVAKRLSKHAMDVLRHGRGMTLTNGNALAGRLAKSAFDLKIPLWLSSPVHELIVEDGAVRGAVVERHGKLIRINAKRGVVLACGGFPHDVARRKTKFPHAPEGTEHFSPGPAGNTGDGLRLAEAAGGRIEDNLPNAAAWVPVSITERKDGSKGVMPHFIDRAKPGVIAVMRDGRRFANEGNSYHDFVQAMVKAAKPGEEITAYLLCDHRALRKYGLGCVPPFPMPLRHHLATGYLKRGATLAELADRTGIDRQGLEATIAEFNASAAEGRDPAFGKGSRAYNRYQGDALHGPNPCVAPIKDGPFYAIKMVIGDLGTYAGIRTDEHARALDEHGQPIAGLYAAGNDMASIMGGNYPGAGITLGPALTFGYIAGKHISENAES, from the coding sequence GTGGCCGGTACCGAACAAGAAACTTACGAATGCGACGCGCTGGTGGTGGGCTCGGGCTGCGCCGGGATGTCGGCGGCAGTCACCGCGGGGCATCACGGCCTCAATGTCCTCGTTGTCGAAAAGGAGCTGCGCTTCGGCGGCACCACCGCGCGCTCCGGCGGCTGGCTCTGGATTCCCGGCACCTCGCTGGCGCGCGACTGGGGCATCACCGAGAGCCCCGACCAGGCGCGGACCTATCTGCGGCATGAGGCCGGCAACAGTTTTGACGCCGCGCGCGTCGATGCGTTTCTTTCCGAAGGGCCGAAGGCGGTCGATTTCTTCACGAGCAAGACGGCTGTGCGGTTCGACATGCCGCTGACCTTTCCGGATTATCATGCCGAAGCGCCCGGCGGCGCGCAGGGCGGCCGCTCGATGGTGACGCGGCCGTTCGACGGCCGCGAACTGGGCGAGCACATCAAGGATCTCGGCAGTCCACTGCCCGAACTCACCGTGTTCGGCATGATGTTGGGCTCCGGTAAGGAAATCATCCATTTCATGCGCGCGACCAAATCGCTGACCTCGGCGATCTATGTGGCGAAGCGCCTGTCGAAGCATGCGATGGACGTGCTGCGCCATGGCCGCGGCATGACGTTGACCAACGGCAATGCGCTCGCAGGCCGCCTCGCCAAATCGGCTTTCGACCTGAAAATTCCGCTGTGGCTGTCATCGCCGGTGCACGAACTGATCGTCGAGGACGGCGCAGTGCGCGGCGCGGTCGTCGAACGCCACGGCAAGCTGATCCGTATCAACGCCAAGCGCGGCGTCGTGCTGGCCTGCGGCGGCTTCCCGCACGACGTCGCAAGGCGCAAGACGAAGTTCCCGCATGCGCCCGAGGGCACCGAACATTTCTCGCCGGGTCCTGCCGGCAACACCGGCGATGGACTGCGGCTGGCGGAAGCCGCGGGCGGCCGTATCGAGGACAATTTGCCGAATGCCGCGGCCTGGGTTCCGGTCTCGATCACCGAGCGCAAGGATGGCAGCAAGGGCGTGATGCCGCATTTCATCGACCGCGCCAAACCCGGCGTCATCGCCGTGATGCGCGACGGCAGGCGCTTTGCCAATGAAGGCAATTCCTACCACGATTTCGTGCAGGCGATGGTGAAGGCGGCGAAGCCCGGCGAAGAGATCACGGCGTATCTGTTGTGCGATCATCGCGCGTTGCGAAAATATGGCCTCGGCTGCGTGCCGCCGTTTCCGATGCCGCTGCGCCATCATCTCGCAACCGGCTATCTCAAGCGCGGCGCGACGCTCGCCGAACTCGCCGACCGCACCGGCATCGATCGACAAGGGCTCGAGGCAACGATCGCCGAGTTCAACGCCTCAGCCGCGGAAGGCCGCGATCCCGCCTTCGGCAAAGGCTCGCGCGCCTATAACCGCTACCAGGGCGATGCGCTGCACGGCCCGAACCCCTGCGTCGCGCCAATCAAGGACGGACCGTTTTATGCGATCAAGATGGTGATCGGCGATCTCGGCACCTATGCCGGCATCAGGACCGACGAACACGCGCGGGCGCTGGACGAACACGGCCAGCCGATCGCGGGCCTCTATGCCGCCGGCAACGACATGGCGAGCATCATGGGCGGCAACTATCCCGGCGCCGGCATCACGCTGGGGCCGGCGCTGACGTTCGGGTATATTGCGGGCAAGCACATCAGCGAAAATGCTGAGTCCTAG
- a CDS encoding amidohydrolase family protein: MSDVIDRPILAEEEAAKSRLRIIDCDVHPSIHAHGDLDQFLSKRWQEHLRTYGSHLRTPYIGTTPYPRSSPLIARRDAWPPTGGPPGSDLDFMRKQHLDPLNVEYGILQVLDLFIFSQQNLEFGAAIQRAINDWQLAFWSDRDPRLKASILAGQDDTQFAIAEIERCAKIGRYVQINVCPRANEPLGRRRYWPIYARAQELGLPLGIHVGGYGGHAPTGGGWPSYYVEEHQSNAHTMAAQLTSLVLEGVPERFPDLKIVFIEGGFGWIPSATWRMDRHFEAFRSEVPHLKRRPSEYVKEHFWFTTQPIDEPDEGKHLRSLIEWVGADRLLFSSDYPHWDFDDPRYAFKTPLSETERRKIFNGNARALYKL; encoded by the coding sequence ATGAGTGACGTCATCGACCGCCCCATCCTTGCTGAGGAGGAAGCCGCCAAGAGCCGGCTGCGCATCATCGATTGCGACGTTCACCCGAGCATCCATGCGCATGGCGACCTCGATCAGTTCCTGTCGAAACGCTGGCAGGAGCATTTGCGCACCTACGGCAGCCATCTGCGTACGCCCTATATCGGCACCACGCCGTATCCGCGCTCCTCGCCGCTGATCGCGCGCCGCGACGCGTGGCCGCCGACCGGCGGGCCGCCTGGTTCGGATCTCGATTTCATGCGCAAGCAGCATCTCGATCCGCTCAATGTCGAGTACGGTATTTTGCAGGTGCTTGATCTCTTCATCTTCTCGCAGCAGAACCTCGAATTTGGCGCTGCGATCCAGCGTGCCATCAACGACTGGCAGCTCGCGTTCTGGTCCGACCGCGATCCGCGGCTGAAGGCCTCGATCCTCGCCGGGCAGGACGATACCCAGTTCGCGATCGCCGAGATCGAACGCTGCGCAAAAATCGGCCGCTATGTGCAGATCAATGTCTGCCCACGCGCCAACGAGCCGCTCGGCCGCCGCCGTTACTGGCCGATCTATGCGCGAGCGCAGGAGCTCGGCCTGCCGCTCGGTATTCACGTCGGCGGCTATGGCGGGCATGCGCCGACCGGCGGCGGCTGGCCGTCCTATTATGTCGAGGAGCACCAGTCGAACGCGCATACCATGGCGGCGCAGCTCACCAGCCTCGTGCTCGAAGGTGTCCCCGAGCGCTTCCCTGACCTCAAGATCGTGTTCATCGAGGGCGGTTTTGGTTGGATTCCATCCGCCACCTGGCGGATGGATCGGCACTTCGAAGCCTTCCGCAGCGAGGTGCCGCATCTGAAGCGCCGGCCGTCCGAATACGTGAAGGAGCATTTCTGGTTCACGACGCAGCCGATCGATGAGCCCGATGAAGGCAAGCATCTGCGCTCGCTGATCGAGTGGGTCGGCGCCGACCGTCTGCTGTTCTCGTCGGACTATCCGCACTGGGATTTCGACGACCCGCGCTACGCCTTCAAGACGCCGCTGAGCGAGACCGAGCGCCGGAAAATCTTCAACGGTAACGCGCGTGCGCTCTACAAGCTCTGA
- a CDS encoding Rieske (2Fe-2S) protein, with amino-acid sequence MARHIVARTSDIPPGGNKVFGVDGRDIVVFHVNGEFFALLNRCPHEGAPLEKAACVARLTSPEPGIYQRSRVGELLRCPWHGWEFDMRNGQSYFDPKRVKVRSYPVAIESGEKLQKGPYVAETFPVHVEDSYIIIET; translated from the coding sequence ATGGCCCGCCACATCGTCGCCCGCACGTCAGATATCCCGCCCGGCGGCAACAAGGTGTTTGGCGTCGACGGCCGCGACATTGTCGTGTTCCACGTCAATGGCGAATTCTTCGCGCTGCTCAATCGCTGCCCGCATGAAGGTGCGCCGCTGGAAAAGGCCGCCTGCGTGGCACGGCTGACCTCGCCGGAGCCCGGCATCTACCAGCGCTCCCGCGTCGGCGAACTCTTGCGCTGTCCGTGGCATGGCTGGGAATTCGACATGCGCAACGGGCAATCGTACTTCGATCCGAAGCGGGTGAAGGTCCGCTCCTATCCGGTCGCAATCGAAAGCGGTGAAAAACTGCAGAAGGGACCTTATGTGGCCGAGACGTTTCCGGTGCACGTCGAGGACAGCTACATCATTATCGAGACCTGA
- a CDS encoding adenylate/guanylate cyclase domain-containing protein, with protein sequence MEASSPERRLAAVLAADMVGYSRLMEVDEAGTLARLKTHRLELIDPSIAKNRGRIIKTTGDGMLVEFHSVVDAVSCAAEIQRRMARRNADVSPARWIQFRIGINLGDIIIEENDIFGDGVNVAARLEVLADPGGICVSGAVRDQVGDRLDDIAFEDLGNQNVKNITRPIHVFRVRFESEAAKTPMSADDGAAATITTRKPSIAVLPLVNMSGDPEQEFFADGLTEDIITELSRFRDLLVISRNSTFVHKGKAVKVQEIARELDVEYVLEGSVRKVGDRVRVTVQLIDAQTDRHVWAERYDRKLEDIFAIQDEVTGAIVATLPGRVEAATHERAKRKRTDNMAAYECVLAAKVLHHRSQREANAEAQILLDRAIALDPNYAHAHAWKACVLGQTWVYGWCEDRDATFQQVAAELQLALALDDNDSDVHRILAAVNLTRDDHDSAAYHQERALALNPNYDLVVVQQGEFLTWLGRPEEGIDWIRKAMRLNPYHPERFWNHLGRALYCAEKYAEAAEAFARITRPDFTHHAFLAAIFAQMGDAVAAAAHAAEVVKLEPGFSVAAYLATQHYKHEADRARHQAGLLGAGLPV encoded by the coding sequence ATGGAAGCGTCCTCACCCGAGCGAAGACTCGCTGCGGTCCTTGCCGCCGACATGGTCGGCTACAGCCGGCTGATGGAGGTCGACGAGGCGGGGACACTCGCACGCCTCAAGACCCATCGGCTCGAGCTGATCGATCCCTCGATTGCCAAGAACCGCGGCCGCATCATCAAGACCACCGGCGATGGCATGCTGGTGGAATTCCACAGCGTTGTGGACGCGGTGTCGTGCGCCGCCGAGATCCAACGCCGGATGGCGCGGCGCAATGCCGACGTGTCGCCGGCCAGGTGGATCCAGTTCCGCATCGGCATCAATCTGGGCGACATCATCATCGAGGAGAACGACATCTTCGGCGACGGCGTCAACGTCGCGGCGCGTCTCGAGGTGCTCGCCGATCCCGGCGGCATCTGCGTCTCCGGCGCCGTGCGCGATCAGGTCGGCGACCGGCTCGACGACATCGCCTTCGAGGATCTCGGCAACCAGAACGTCAAGAACATCACCCGCCCGATCCACGTGTTTCGGGTGCGATTCGAGTCAGAAGCAGCCAAGACGCCAATGAGCGCCGATGACGGCGCGGCGGCGACAATCACGACCAGAAAGCCGTCCATCGCGGTGCTGCCGCTGGTCAATATGAGCGGCGATCCGGAGCAGGAATTCTTTGCCGACGGCCTTACCGAGGACATCATCACCGAGCTGTCGCGCTTCCGCGACCTTCTCGTCATCTCGCGCAACTCGACCTTCGTGCACAAGGGCAAGGCGGTGAAGGTACAGGAAATTGCCCGCGAGCTTGACGTCGAATATGTGCTCGAGGGAAGCGTGCGCAAGGTCGGTGATCGCGTCCGCGTCACCGTACAGCTGATCGACGCGCAAACCGACCGGCACGTCTGGGCCGAACGCTACGACCGCAAGCTCGAGGATATCTTCGCGATCCAGGACGAGGTGACCGGCGCGATCGTTGCCACCCTGCCCGGCCGCGTCGAGGCGGCCACGCATGAACGCGCGAAGCGCAAGCGGACCGACAACATGGCGGCCTATGAATGCGTCCTGGCCGCCAAGGTGCTGCATCACCGCTCGCAGCGGGAAGCCAACGCCGAGGCACAGATTCTGCTCGACCGCGCCATCGCGCTCGATCCGAACTATGCGCATGCCCATGCCTGGAAGGCGTGCGTGCTGGGCCAGACCTGGGTCTACGGATGGTGCGAAGATCGCGACGCTACCTTCCAGCAGGTAGCTGCCGAGTTGCAGCTTGCGCTGGCGCTCGATGACAATGACAGCGACGTTCACCGCATCCTGGCCGCGGTGAACCTGACCCGCGACGATCACGATAGCGCCGCCTACCACCAGGAGCGCGCGCTGGCCCTCAATCCCAATTACGACCTTGTCGTGGTCCAGCAAGGCGAGTTTCTGACCTGGCTGGGCCGGCCCGAGGAAGGCATCGACTGGATCAGGAAGGCGATGCGCCTCAACCCCTACCACCCCGAGCGCTTTTGGAATCACCTCGGCCGCGCCCTCTACTGCGCTGAAAAATACGCGGAGGCCGCCGAAGCCTTCGCGCGGATCACGCGGCCCGACTTCACGCATCACGCCTTCCTCGCCGCCATCTTCGCGCAGATGGGCGACGCCGTTGCCGCCGCGGCCCATGCCGCAGAGGTCGTCAAGCTCGAACCGGGTTT
- a CDS encoding TIR domain-containing protein: protein MDPSLDVAISFLAKDEPFAAELHARLEQTLKLFFFPRQQEELAGTDGLESMRTPFLESRVVVILFRQPWGETPWTRVEETAIKDRCLAKGWNSLLFVTLDKTSPRPVWLPNTHIRFSNQDYPIEELVGAIKARVQENGGEISKPNPLIIAKRIRAEAELRHDEKRFFRDHPFINQTAKPQVNALLNEIVRKAREVGDSISYTVDAQIRDSECVVRYDGISLHAHWTQHFTNVIEDVELRLRSLGNRLFLPGERYFNTREPRELSRRTFRPQLDFNRNLRWADADTKQQLLKDDDIVEEAIKQFLQLVERANRGDIPRDNRFDD, encoded by the coding sequence ATGGACCCCTCACTAGACGTTGCGATTTCATTCCTCGCCAAGGATGAACCGTTTGCCGCTGAGCTTCACGCGCGGCTGGAGCAGACACTCAAGTTGTTCTTCTTCCCCCGGCAGCAGGAAGAACTCGCAGGGACCGACGGCCTCGAATCGATGCGCACACCGTTTCTCGAATCGAGGGTGGTAGTCATCCTGTTCCGCCAGCCGTGGGGTGAAACACCGTGGACGCGCGTAGAAGAGACGGCGATCAAGGACCGATGCCTCGCGAAAGGATGGAATTCGCTGCTGTTCGTCACCCTCGATAAGACAAGCCCGCGGCCTGTTTGGTTACCGAACACGCACATCCGATTCAGCAATCAGGATTACCCAATCGAGGAGCTTGTCGGGGCCATCAAGGCGCGCGTCCAAGAGAACGGTGGCGAAATCTCAAAGCCGAATCCGCTGATTATCGCAAAGCGGATTAGGGCAGAAGCTGAGCTGCGCCATGACGAGAAGCGGTTCTTCCGAGATCATCCGTTCATCAATCAGACAGCCAAACCGCAGGTGAATGCACTGCTAAACGAAATCGTGCGAAAGGCGCGCGAGGTCGGCGACAGCATCAGCTACACAGTCGACGCGCAAATCCGGGATAGCGAGTGCGTTGTTCGTTATGATGGCATATCGCTTCACGCGCACTGGACACAGCATTTCACAAACGTAATTGAAGATGTCGAACTAAGACTGCGTAGCCTAGGCAATCGCCTCTTCCTGCCGGGCGAACGATACTTCAACACGCGAGAGCCGCGCGAGCTATCGCGGCGCACTTTTAGGCCGCAGCTCGACTTCAACCGCAATCTGCGATGGGCAGATGCCGACACGAAACAACAGCTTCTGAAGGATGACGACATCGTGGAGGAGGCCATTAAGCAATTCCTCCAGCTTGTCGAGCGAGCGAATCGTGGCGACATACCTCGCGACAATCGGTTTGACGATTAG
- a CDS encoding glucan biosynthesis protein G: MNRRDFLAASALPLVTGVAPRLLSAAQAQPAPFDRSIVRQTARDLASKPYKAPSEKLPDNLANIDYDHYRAIRFLPERALWHGEKLPFEAQFFHRGFFYKTRVDIFEVKDGQAAKIPYQPELFSFGDLAPPGPAVDLGFAGFRLHAPINKPDYYDEVCVFLGASYFRAVAKGQLYGLSARGLSINTGEAKGEEFPFFKTFWIEKPAAGANSIVVHALLDSESAAAAYRFTIRPGETTVFDVEMAIYPRVDLDHAGLAPMTSMFFFGPNDRKDVEDFRPAVHDSDGLAVFNGRGEELWRPLHNPSDLQVSSFSDLNPRGFGLMQRQRDFSAFQDLESNFERRPSLWAEPIGDWGEGAVKLLEIPTKEEIHDNIASFWLPKAPLPAKGEHTYTYRLHWGPDAPKPTSLARFSRTGVGARGDNATIFVLDVTGEKLKSVDPKKLRGVVTAEKAKIQNIVTQPNPATGGWRLSFELLKEKNPVELRASLMQDNEAISEIWVYRWTP, from the coding sequence GTGAATCGAAGGGATTTCCTCGCCGCTTCCGCGTTACCGTTGGTGACCGGCGTGGCGCCCAGGCTTCTGTCTGCCGCACAAGCCCAGCCGGCGCCGTTCGATCGATCCATCGTCCGGCAAACGGCACGCGATCTCGCCAGCAAGCCGTACAAGGCGCCCAGCGAGAAGCTGCCCGACAATCTCGCCAATATCGACTACGATCATTATCGCGCGATCCGGTTCTTGCCGGAGCGCGCGCTCTGGCACGGCGAAAAGTTGCCTTTCGAGGCGCAGTTCTTCCATCGCGGTTTTTTCTACAAGACCAGGGTCGACATTTTCGAGGTGAAGGACGGCCAGGCGGCGAAAATCCCCTACCAGCCTGAACTGTTTTCGTTCGGCGATCTGGCGCCGCCGGGCCCGGCGGTAGACCTCGGCTTTGCCGGCTTCCGGCTGCATGCGCCGATCAACAAGCCCGACTATTATGACGAGGTATGTGTGTTTCTCGGCGCGAGCTATTTCCGCGCCGTGGCCAAGGGCCAACTCTACGGACTTTCGGCACGCGGTCTTTCGATCAACACCGGCGAAGCCAAAGGCGAGGAGTTTCCATTTTTCAAGACGTTCTGGATCGAGAAGCCGGCGGCAGGCGCCAATTCCATCGTCGTGCACGCGCTGCTCGACAGCGAGAGCGCCGCCGCGGCCTATCGTTTCACCATCCGGCCCGGCGAGACCACGGTGTTCGATGTTGAAATGGCGATCTATCCGCGCGTGGATCTGGATCATGCCGGCCTCGCGCCGATGACCAGCATGTTCTTCTTTGGGCCGAACGACCGCAAGGACGTCGAGGACTTCCGACCCGCAGTTCACGATTCAGATGGCCTTGCCGTCTTCAACGGCCGCGGCGAGGAGCTTTGGCGGCCGCTGCATAATCCGAGCGATCTGCAGGTTTCCTCGTTTTCCGATCTGAACCCGCGCGGCTTCGGCCTGATGCAGCGCCAGAGGGACTTTTCCGCCTTTCAGGACCTGGAATCCAATTTCGAACGGCGGCCAAGCCTCTGGGCGGAGCCGATCGGCGATTGGGGCGAAGGCGCGGTCAAGCTGCTCGAAATCCCGACCAAGGAAGAGATTCACGACAACATCGCGTCGTTCTGGCTTCCCAAAGCTCCGTTGCCGGCCAAGGGCGAACACACCTACACCTATCGTTTGCACTGGGGACCGGATGCGCCAAAGCCCACTTCGCTGGCGCGATTTTCCCGAACCGGCGTCGGCGCGAGAGGCGACAACGCCACGATCTTCGTGCTCGACGTGACCGGCGAGAAACTGAAATCCGTCGATCCGAAAAAGCTGCGCGGCGTCGTAACGGCCGAGAAGGCCAAGATCCAGAACATCGTCACCCAGCCAAATCCGGCGACCGGCGGCTGGCGGTTGAGCTTCGAACTGTTGAAGGAAAAGAACCCAGTCGAACTCCGCGCGTCGCTCATGCAGGACAATGAGGCGATATCGGAAATCTGGGTTTACCGATGGACACCTTAG
- a CDS encoding amidohydrolase family protein, whose amino-acid sequence MAATRIDCDIHPAVGGTRTTLLPYLDDHWKEQVVSRAIDGLDLNSYPPNMPFSGRADWRPANGKPGSELAMVQRGAFDQFGSSHAICNVVYGAQAVFDSYMAAGFCKAINDWIAAEWLSKDSRLSASIVVPIQAPDLAVEEIERRASDNRFVSVLVLSQGETLLGRRHYWPVWQAAEKHKLPVAIHAGSAYRTAPSSIGWPSYRYEYYLAEAQAFQAQILSLIYEGVFGKFPDLKIVLMESGVSWLPAFMWRANKTWRGVRVEVPWVERQPASIIRDHIRVTMQPFDGPPDAAGVADVIEQIGSDKMFLFASDYPHWQFDGDDPMPPHLPASIVSRMCADNPLETFPRLKLAAWNFNTEGGSHE is encoded by the coding sequence ATGGCGGCCACGCGGATCGACTGCGATATTCATCCCGCGGTGGGCGGAACCCGTACCACGCTGCTGCCCTATCTCGACGACCACTGGAAAGAGCAGGTGGTCAGCCGCGCCATCGACGGCCTCGATCTCAACTCCTATCCCCCCAACATGCCGTTCTCGGGCCGCGCCGATTGGCGGCCGGCCAATGGTAAGCCGGGCAGCGAACTCGCGATGGTGCAGCGCGGCGCGTTCGACCAGTTTGGTTCGAGCCATGCGATCTGCAACGTCGTCTACGGCGCGCAGGCGGTGTTCGATTCCTATATGGCGGCCGGCTTCTGCAAGGCGATCAATGACTGGATCGCGGCCGAATGGCTGTCGAAGGATTCAAGGCTGAGCGCCTCGATCGTGGTGCCAATACAGGCGCCTGACCTGGCAGTGGAAGAAATCGAGCGAAGAGCCAGCGACAATCGCTTCGTGTCCGTGCTGGTGCTTTCGCAGGGCGAAACGCTGCTCGGACGCCGGCATTACTGGCCGGTGTGGCAGGCTGCCGAGAAACACAAGCTCCCGGTCGCGATCCACGCCGGCAGCGCCTATCGTACTGCGCCGAGTTCGATCGGCTGGCCGTCCTATCGCTATGAATATTATCTGGCGGAAGCGCAGGCATTTCAGGCCCAGATACTGAGCCTGATCTATGAAGGCGTGTTCGGTAAATTTCCCGATCTCAAGATCGTGCTGATGGAGTCAGGCGTGAGCTGGCTGCCGGCCTTCATGTGGCGCGCCAACAAGACCTGGCGCGGGGTCCGCGTCGAGGTGCCGTGGGTCGAGCGCCAGCCGGCGTCGATCATCCGCGACCATATCCGCGTCACCATGCAGCCGTTCGACGGCCCGCCGGATGCCGCAGGCGTTGCCGACGTGATCGAGCAGATCGGCTCCGACAAGATGTTCCTGTTTGCGTCCGACTATCCGCATTGGCAGTTCGACGGCGACGATCCGATGCCGCCGCATCTGCCGGCGAGTATCGTTTCGCGCATGTGTGCCGACAACCCGTTAGAAACCTTTCCGCGGTTGAAGCTCGCCGCATGGAATTTCAATACCGAAGGAGGATCGCATGAGTGA